In Acidobacteriota bacterium, the following proteins share a genomic window:
- a CDS encoding OmpA family protein: MKNVRSFHLLFALFAAVVLAMSVAAQQQETATKSTDQADNSQMKSAEVAKVPAGQKEKINGVILKRDVDNILVRDYKGTEYTVNLTGATKIRERKSNPFRGAKKYEISDLSRGLAVEIEGRGNDAGALVADQIKFSEAELRVASSVVSMVEPVEGRVTGTETRLTQSEDNAKRLSGQIEELAAVANTANGGAKAAQEAADKAMAAANNANERITATSESLNNRISSLDNYEVAKTITINFKVGSSKLSADAKAALDEIAEQAKGDKGQVIQVAGFASADGNEALNRRLSRERAEAVMTYLIENHDISQRRIVTPVGYGESHAVADNATRDGRVQNRRVEVAILVNKGLTAAPTATASNNE; the protein is encoded by the coding sequence ATGAAAAACGTTAGATCGTTCCATTTGCTGTTCGCCTTGTTCGCTGCCGTGGTGTTGGCCATGTCCGTCGCCGCTCAGCAACAAGAAACTGCAACCAAATCAACCGACCAAGCTGACAACAGTCAGATGAAATCGGCGGAGGTTGCAAAGGTTCCCGCCGGTCAAAAAGAGAAAATCAACGGCGTCATTTTGAAACGTGACGTTGATAACATTCTCGTGCGCGATTACAAAGGAACCGAATACACCGTGAACCTGACGGGAGCCACCAAGATCAGAGAGCGTAAGAGCAATCCTTTCCGGGGTGCGAAGAAATACGAAATTTCTGATTTGTCGCGTGGGTTAGCCGTTGAAATCGAAGGGCGCGGCAATGATGCGGGCGCATTGGTTGCCGACCAGATCAAATTCAGCGAAGCCGAGCTTCGCGTCGCTAGTTCGGTCGTTTCGATGGTCGAACCTGTCGAAGGTCGCGTCACAGGCACCGAAACTCGTTTGACTCAATCCGAGGATAACGCCAAACGCCTTTCCGGTCAGATCGAAGAACTGGCAGCAGTTGCGAACACCGCCAACGGTGGAGCCAAGGCTGCGCAGGAAGCTGCGGATAAAGCGATGGCTGCGGCCAACAATGCCAACGAACGGATCACGGCTACCAGCGAATCGCTGAACAACCGGATTTCTTCGCTCGACAATTACGAAGTCGCCAAAACCATCACCATCAACTTCAAAGTCGGCAGTTCCAAACTTTCGGCGGACGCCAAAGCGGCGTTGGACGAAATTGCCGAACAAGCCAAAGGTGACAAAGGTCAGGTTATCCAGGTGGCAGGTTTTGCTTCTGCCGATGGCAACGAAGCTTTGAACCGTCGCCTGAGCCGTGAACGTGCGGAAGCCGTCATGACTTACCTGATCGAAAACCATGACATTTCGCAACGCCGCATCGTGACGCCGGTCGGTTATGGCGAATCACATGCTGTCGCGGACAATGCCACGCGAGATGGACGCGTTCAAAATCGCCGTGTCGAAGTTGCGATTCTTGTCAACAAAGGTTTGACAGCAGCCCCCACGGCTACTGCCAGCAACAACGAATAA
- a CDS encoding TetR/AcrR family transcriptional regulator, which translates to MSDKNPNSARKSDRRIQRTRDALGDALITLMHEKPFDAITVQDVLDLAGVSRSTFYTHFRDKDDLFLSDADDFFGHMANLLTRSGELSNRVAPVREMFAHVADLGEFYDAMVASGNFQEAMELAEEHFARGIEQRLNQLFPASPRVSGNRTALAHAFAGAMLSMMYWWLDQGKPSSPAEMDEVFHQMVWAGMQGMAGNNQPS; encoded by the coding sequence ATGTCCGATAAAAACCCGAATTCCGCGCGAAAATCGGATCGCCGCATCCAGCGCACACGCGATGCCCTGGGTGACGCGCTGATTACGTTAATGCATGAAAAACCGTTCGATGCGATCACCGTACAGGATGTGTTGGATTTGGCAGGCGTCAGCCGTTCGACGTTTTACACGCACTTTCGCGACAAAGACGATTTGTTCCTCAGCGATGCGGATGATTTCTTCGGACACATGGCCAATCTGCTGACGAGAAGTGGCGAACTTTCCAATCGCGTGGCTCCAGTGCGGGAAATGTTTGCCCACGTTGCGGATTTGGGCGAGTTTTATGATGCGATGGTTGCATCCGGAAATTTTCAGGAAGCAATGGAACTGGCTGAAGAGCATTTCGCCCGTGGAATCGAACAACGACTCAACCAGCTTTTTCCGGCTTCGCCAAGGGTTTCAGGCAATCGAACGGCTCTTGCGCATGCCTTTGCCGGAGCGATGCTTTCGATGATGTACTGGTGGTTGGATCAAGGCAAGCCTTCTTCGCCTGCGGAAATGGACGAGGTTTTTCATCAAATGGTGTGGGCCGGCATGCAGGGAATGGCTGGCAATAACCAGCCATCGTGA